From the genome of Thiomicrorhabdus indica:
TTACGCATATGCCGTTTTGCTTGGTTCCAAAAATTCTCAATACCATTGATGTGGTTTGCTTTATTAGCAAACAATTCACTGTGGTTAATTCTGTAATGCTTAAATTCCGATACATCTAGCGCGTTATAACTTCGCCAAGTATCTGTATAAACAATGCTGTCGGGTTTGACTTTTTCGCGAATTATTGGAATTAATGTGTCTGTTTTGGCATCAGGTATAACAACCGTATAAACCTTGTCATTTCGCTTTAAAAGGCCAAATACAGGGACTTTTCCTGCCGCACCCCGACCACGTTTACCTTTACGCCTTCCACCAAAGTAACTTTCATCCGCTTCAACTTCACCTTCAAGTAACTCATGGTGTTCACTATTGTCATAAATCAACTGACGTAGACGTTGAAAATAATAACTTGCAGTCGTTTTATTTACACCGACAAGCGATGCAGCAGTTCGAGCAGTTGTCCCTGCGACAAACAGTTCTATCAACTTACTTTGTTTGTACCAACTGATTCTACTTTTTCTCATAGTGCCATCTTAGATAATTTTGGTTATCTAGGACAGCCCCTTAAATAAAATCATTCTTATAAAGATTTGGAGATTGGACTAAGTTGGAAGTTTGCCGGCCGGTAGAGCATTACGGGCCGGTAAAGTTTCATTTTTCACTTAAACGCTTGTCAAGTTCTTTTGCTGTTTTGGCAATGAACGGGTCAATATTTAATGCATAGGCAATCATTTCAGGCCAGACTTTATTTAATTTTTCAATATTGCTTGATTTCATTGAGCTAGTGCCATTTAAAAATCGAAAAAAAGCACTCGGTGTAATACCCGCCACTTCTGCGACTCGGTGTTTAATAATTCCTTCATTTTC
Proteins encoded in this window:
- a CDS encoding IS1595 family transposase; amino-acid sequence: MRKSRISWYKQSKLIELFVAGTTARTAASLVGVNKTTASYYFQRLRQLIYDNSEHHELLEGEVEADESYFGGRRKGKRGRGAAGKVPVFGLLKRNDKVYTVVIPDAKTDTLIPIIREKVKPDSIVYTDTWRSYNALDVSEFKHYRINHSELFANKANHINGIENFWNQAKRHMRKFNGIPKESFHLFLKECEWRFNNSDPKKQLKQLNQWVKKELN